Proteins encoded together in one Telopea speciosissima isolate NSW1024214 ecotype Mountain lineage chromosome 4, Tspe_v1, whole genome shotgun sequence window:
- the LOC122658813 gene encoding polyol transporter 5-like yields the protein MGEPKGSQNATYEAPENQVPAIQSPKKRRSNKYAMYCATLASMSSILLGYDYGVMTGAAISIKEDLHINDTQVEILVGTLGFYSLIGSAAAGRTSDWIGRRYTIVFAAVIFFIGALMMGLAVNYAFLMAGRFVAGIGVGYALMIAPVYTAEVSPASSRGFLTSFPEVFINFGILLGYVSSYAFSRIPLYLSWRLMLGIGVIPSVLLGVCVLAMPESPRWLVMQGRLGDAKRVLDKTSDSKEEAQLRLADIKEAARIPPECNDEIVTVSKQSHGEGVWRELLLRPTPSVRRVLIAGVGIHFFQAATGMSTVVLYSPRIFEKAGITSDNKKLAATVAVGFVKTIFILVATFFLDKVGRRPLLLSSVGGMIISLLGLGFGLRIVDTHPNEKIVWAMALCITTVLSNVAFFSIGLGPVTWVYNSEIFPLRLRAQGASIGVAANLVTGGIISMTFISLYNAITISGSFFLFAGIAIVAWIFFFTFLPETQGKTLEEMEGLFGKFDWRDSINSKVNSQGKQATATTNGDVQLGTKGGS from the exons ATGGGAGAACCAAAAGGTAGTCAAAATGCAACTTATGAAGCACCGGAAAATCAAGTACCGGCGATTCAGTCGCCGAAAAAACGTCGTTCAAACAAATATGCTATGTACTGTGCGACCTTAGCTTCTATGTCTTCAATTTTATTGGGTTATG ATTATGGAGTGATGACTGGAGCAGCAATATCCATCAAAGAAGATCTCCATATAAATGACACTCAAGTAGAAATCCTAGTTGGAACCCTGGGATTCTACTCTCTTATTGGTTCAGCAGCAGCTGGAAGAACTTCTGATTGGATCGGACGTCGCTACACAATAGTCTTCGCCGCTGTAATTTTCTTCATAGGAGCTCTAATGATGGGTCTCGCCGTAAATTATGCTTTTCTCATGGCAGGCCGTTTCGTTGCCGGTATCGGCGTTGGCTACGCTCTCATGATCGCTCCTGTCTACACCGCTGAGGTGTCACCCGCTTCGTCTCGTGGCTTCTTAACATCCTTCCCTGAAGTCTTCATCAACTTTGGAATCTTGCTGGGATACGTCTCCAGCTACGCCTTTTCTAGAATTCCACTCTATTTGAGCTGGCGTCTCATGCTCGGAATCGGAGTGATTCCGTCGGTGTTATTGGGGGTTTGTGTACTCGCCATGCCCGAGTCACCACGTTGGCTTGTTATGCAGGGTCGACTCGGCGATGCCAAACGGGTTCTTGACAAGACCTCCGATTCCAAAGAGGAAGCTCAGCTGCGACTCGCCGATATTAAGGAGGCAGCACGGATTCCGCCGGAATGCAACGATGAGATCGTGACTGTATCAAAACAGAGCCACGGCGAAGGTGTATGGAGAGAGCTTCTCCTCCGTCCTACACCGTCCGTACGACGTGTCCTAATCGCCGGTGTTGGTATTCATTTCTTCCAAGCAGCTACAGGAATGAGTACCGTGGTGTTGTACAGTCCACGGATCTTCGAGAAAGCTGGGATCACCAGTGATAACAAGAAGCTCGCAGCAACCGTGGCCGTTGGATTTGTTAAGACGATCTTCATCTTAGTGGCTACTTTCTTCTTAGACAAGGTGGGACGGCGACCGTTGCTTCTGAGCAGCGTTGGAGGAATGATTATCTCATTGTTGGGTCTCGGGTTCGGGTTAAGGATTGTGGACACTCACCCGAATGAGAAGATAGTGTGGGCCATGGCGTTGTGTATAACGACGGTGTTGTCTAACGTGGCTTTCTTTTCGATTGGGTTGGGCCCCGTTACGTGGGTGTACAACTCGGAGATATTCCCGTTGAGGCTGAGGGCGCAGGGGGCGAGCATTGGGGTGGCGGCGAATCTGGTGACGGGAGGAATTATATCCATGACCTTCATATCTCTCTACAATGCCATCACCATCAGTGGTAGCTTCTTCTTGTTCGCCGGAATAGCAATTGTGGCATGGATCTTCTTCTTTACATTCCTGCCGGAGACCCAAGGGAAGACCTTGGAAGAGATGGAGGGGCTGTTTGGCAAGTTTGACTGGAGGGACTCTATCAACAGCAAAGTTAACAGCCAAGGCAAACAAGCCACAGCTACCACTAATGGTGATGTTCAGTTAGGCACAAAAGGGGGGTcttag